From the Ensifer adhaerens genome, the window CTCGGCCTCGCAATCGATGTTCAGCCTTTCCGGGCCAAAGGCTGCGGCCTGCTTCAGGGCGGTTGCAGTCTTGCTCATGCGGCTTGCTCCAAATCTGCGGCGGCCAGACGACGGCTGACCTTGCCTGTATCGGTGCGCGGCAGCGCGTCTTTAAAGACGATCCGCTTCGGCACCATGAAATCTTCGAGATTGCGGGCGCAGTGGGCAAGAACCTCGCGCTCCGTCAGCGCGGGATTGCTTAAGACCACCATGGCCGTGACAGCCTGCCCCAGGATCGGGTCGGGAATGCCCGCCACAACCGCTTCCGCCACGCCAGGCAACGCATGCAGCACAGCCTCGACTTCCTTCGGCGCGACCTTCTCGCCGCGCGTCTTGATGATGTCGTCCTTGCGCCCCACGAAATAGAGGAAGCCTTCCGCATCCGTGCGGAAGAGATCGCCGGTATGCATCTGGATCAGGCCATCGGGGCCTTTCTTCAGCATGACATTCGTCGCCTGCTCGTTGCGCCAATACCCTCTCATGACATGCGGGCCGCGAATGACCAGCTCGCCCTCGACACCGGCCGGAACGGGCGCACCGCTGTCATCAACGACAAAGGCCTGCGTGCCGGGAATGGCAATGCCGACCGAGCCCGGACGGCGATCCAGCTCTTCCGGCGGCAGATAAGTGCAGCGCTTGCATTCGGTCAGACCATACATGGAATAGAGCCGTGCGCCGGGGAAGAGCCCGCGCAGCTGGGCGATATGTTCAGCCGGCAAAGCCGCTGCGGTGTTGGTCAGATAGCGCACATCGGGCAGGAAGCCGGGTTGCAGCTCGTTCATCCGCAGGATCATCGCGGCCATGGTCGGCACCAGCGGAAAGCCGGTGACGCGCTCGCGGCGCATGAGATCAAACATGGCCTGCGGG encodes:
- a CDS encoding amino acid adenylation domain-containing protein, yielding MRVDRFLTDSAQAFPDKTALITADRRLTYAELNRLTDALAASLAAQGVKRSDRVLVFMDNCWEAAVSIFAILKAGGTFSPINSSTKGNKLAYIIGNCEPAAILTQARLMPVVREALTEHPGRQIAVLSTEGRNGVPEGSGSFVAALEGSATPPAHGSVETDLAMLIYTSGSTGQPKGVMMTHDNIEAASRSIITYLEGRSDDIVLNVLPLAFDYGLYQLLMTFRLGATLVLEKSFAFPQAMFDLMRRERVTGFPLVPTMAAMILRMNELQPGFLPDVRYLTNTAAALPAEHIAQLRGLFPGARLYSMYGLTECKRCTYLPPEELDRRPGSVGIAIPGTQAFVVDDSGAPVPAGVEGELVIRGPHVMRGYWRNEQATNVMLKKGPDGLIQMHTGDLFRTDAEGFLYFVGRKDDIIKTRGEKVAPKEVEAVLHALPGVAEAVVAGIPDPILGQAVTAMVVLSNPALTEREVLAHCARNLEDFMVPKRIVFKDALPRTDTGKVSRRLAAADLEQAA